Proteins encoded together in one Cicer arietinum cultivar CDC Frontier isolate Library 1 chromosome 4, Cicar.CDCFrontier_v2.0, whole genome shotgun sequence window:
- the LOC101513275 gene encoding uncharacterized protein At1g76660 isoform X3: MFATGPYAHETQLVSPPVFSNFTTEPSTAPLTPPPELAHLTTPSSPDVPFAHFLTSSANLKSGDKSNYITANDLQSTYSLYPGSPASSLISPISRNSGDCLSTSFPERVFRPQWDTSMYPENGKYQRTGSGRVSGHDTNGVTMASQDTNFFCPATYAQFYLDQNPPFPHNGGRLSVSKDSDVQSTGGNGHQSRPSRSPKQDVEEIEAYRASFGFSADEIITTSQYVEISDVMDDSFTMMPLTAGKSVMEENIEPSLMKGFKAQETRVALQSLKSLRLDPGTAGKQAKNQVSLCDAYEGHCSNSSGLSTPDNHTLMDDEDIFSKMGSSRICRKYQMGLSCSDAEVDYRRGRSLRERKGM, from the exons ATGTTTGCCACTGGACCATATGCTCACGAAACACAGCTGGTATCTCCTCCAGTCTTCTCAAATTTCACTACAGAaccatctactgctcctctCACTCCTCCCCCAGAGTTGGCTCACTTAACAACTCCCTCTTCCCCAGATGTACCCTTTGCTCATTTTCTAACATCTTCAGCAAATCTCAAAAGTGGTGACAAGAGTAATTACATCACTGCAAATGATCTTCAAAGTACATATTCACTCTACCCTGGAAGTCCTGCCAGTAGCCTTATATCTCCAATATCAAGGAACTCTGGTGACTGTCTGTCAACCTCTTTTCCTGAACGAGTGTTTCGCCCACAGTGGGATACATCAATGTATCCGGAAAATGGAAAATATCAGAGGACTGGGTCTGGGAGGGTGTCTGGGCATGATACCAATGGTGTCACTATGGCATCCCAAGATACAAATTTCTTTTGCCCTGCTACCTATGCACAATTCTATTTAGACCAAAATCCTCCATTCCCCCATAATGGTGGGAGATTAAGTGTTTCAAAAGATTCAGATGTTCAATCTACGGGTGGAAATGGACATCAGAGTAGGCCTTCTAGAAGTCCTAAGCAAGATGTGGAAGAAATAGAAGCTTACCGAGCATCCTTTGGTTTCAGTGCAGATGAGATTATAACCACTAGTCAATATGTGGAGATTTCTGATGTAATGGATGATTCATTTACCATGATGCCCTTGACCGCTGGCAAATCAGTGATGGAAGAAAACATAGAGCCTTCATTGATGAAAGGATTCAAAGCTCAGGAGACGCGTGTGGCTTTGCAAAGTCTAAAAAGCCTTAGACTAGACCCAGGTACAGCTGGCAAGCAAGCAAAGAATCAAGTCTCTCTATGTGATGCATATGAAG GACATTGTAGCAATAGCTCTGGATTAAGTACACCTGATAATCATACTCTCATGGATGATGAAGATATATTCTCAAAAATGGGGTCATCCAGaatctgcaggaaatatcaGATGGGGTTATCGTGCTCCGATGCAGAGGTTGACTATAGGAGGGGCAGAAGCTTGCGAGAAAGAAAGGGAATGTGA
- the LOC101513275 gene encoding uncharacterized protein At1g76660 isoform X2, with protein sequence MGSEQNRFPQHERRKRWGGCLGAFSCFGSQKGGKRIVPASRIPDNNGSASQPNGPQVTGLTNQATGLAPSLLAPPSSPASFTHSALPSTAQSPSCFLSLSANSPGGPSSTMFATGPYAHETQLVSPPVFSNFTTEPSTAPLTPPPELAHLTTPSSPDVPFAHFLTSSANLKSGDKSNYITANDLQSTYSLYPGSPASSLISPISRNSGDCLSTSFPERVFRPQWDTSMYPENGKYQRTGSGRVSGHDTNGVTMASQDTNFFCPATYAQFYLDQNPPFPHNGGRLSVSKDSDVQSTGGNGHQSRPSRSPKQDVEEIEAYRASFGFSADEIITTSQYVEISDVMDDSFTMMPLTAGKSVMEENIEPSLMKGFKAQETRVALQSLKSLRLDPGTAGKQAKNQVSLCDAYEGHCSNSSGLSTPDNHTLMDDEDIFSKMGSSRICRKYQMGLSCSDAEVDYRRGRSLRERKGM encoded by the exons ATGGGGTCAGAGCaaaatcgatttcctcagcatGAAAGG AGAAAGAGATGGGGAGGATGTTTGGGTGCATTTTCTTGTTTTGGTTCACAGAAAGGTGGGAAGCGCATTGTGCCTGCATCACGCATTCCTGACAATAATGGGTCAGCCAGTCAGCCAAATGGACCCCAAGTGACTGGGTTGACCAATCAAGCCACAGGACTAGCTCCTTCTCTCTTAGCTCCACCTTCTTCACCAGCATCCTTCACACATTCTGCCCTTCCTTCAACTGCACAGTCACCTAGTTGTTTCTTGTCATTATCTGCAAACTCACCTGGCGGTCCTTCATCTACAATGTTTGCCACTGGACCATATGCTCACGAAACACAGCTGGTATCTCCTCCAGTCTTCTCAAATTTCACTACAGAaccatctactgctcctctCACTCCTCCCCCAGAGTTGGCTCACTTAACAACTCCCTCTTCCCCAGATGTACCCTTTGCTCATTTTCTAACATCTTCAGCAAATCTCAAAAGTGGTGACAAGAGTAATTACATCACTGCAAATGATCTTCAAAGTACATATTCACTCTACCCTGGAAGTCCTGCCAGTAGCCTTATATCTCCAATATCAAGGAACTCTGGTGACTGTCTGTCAACCTCTTTTCCTGAACGAGTGTTTCGCCCACAGTGGGATACATCAATGTATCCGGAAAATGGAAAATATCAGAGGACTGGGTCTGGGAGGGTGTCTGGGCATGATACCAATGGTGTCACTATGGCATCCCAAGATACAAATTTCTTTTGCCCTGCTACCTATGCACAATTCTATTTAGACCAAAATCCTCCATTCCCCCATAATGGTGGGAGATTAAGTGTTTCAAAAGATTCAGATGTTCAATCTACGGGTGGAAATGGACATCAGAGTAGGCCTTCTAGAAGTCCTAAGCAAGATGTGGAAGAAATAGAAGCTTACCGAGCATCCTTTGGTTTCAGTGCAGATGAGATTATAACCACTAGTCAATATGTGGAGATTTCTGATGTAATGGATGATTCATTTACCATGATGCCCTTGACCGCTGGCAAATCAGTGATGGAAGAAAACATAGAGCCTTCATTGATGAAAGGATTCAAAGCTCAGGAGACGCGTGTGGCTTTGCAAAGTCTAAAAAGCCTTAGACTAGACCCAGGTACAGCTGGCAAGCAAGCAAAGAATCAAGTCTCTCTATGTGATGCATATGAAG GACATTGTAGCAATAGCTCTGGATTAAGTACACCTGATAATCATACTCTCATGGATGATGAAGATATATTCTCAAAAATGGGGTCATCCAGaatctgcaggaaatatcaGATGGGGTTATCGTGCTCCGATGCAGAGGTTGACTATAGGAGGGGCAGAAGCTTGCGAGAAAGAAAGGGAATGTGA
- the LOC101513275 gene encoding uncharacterized protein At1g76660 isoform X1: MGSEQNRFPQHERRKRWGGCLGAFSCFGSQKGGKRIVPASRIPDNNGSASQPNGPQVTGLTNQATGLAPSLLAPPSSPASFTHSALPSTAQSPSCFLSLSANSPGGPSSTMFATGPYAHETQLVSPPVFSNFTTEPSTAPLTPPPELAHLTTPSSPDVPFAHFLTSSANLKSGDKSNYITANDLQSTYSLYPGSPASSLISPISRNSGDCLSTSFPERVFRPQWDTSMYPENGKYQRTGSGRVSGHDTNGVTMASQDTNFFCPATYAQFYLDQNPPFPHNGGRLSVSKDSDVQSTGGNGHQSRPSRSPKQDVEEIEAYRASFGFSADEIITTSQYVEISDVMDDSFTMMPLTAGKSVMEENIEPSLMKGFKAQETRVALQSLKSLRLDPGTAGKQAKNQVSLCDAYEAHKSPGHCSNSSGLSTPDNHTLMDDEDIFSKMGSSRICRKYQMGLSCSDAEVDYRRGRSLRERKGM; this comes from the exons ATGGGGTCAGAGCaaaatcgatttcctcagcatGAAAGG AGAAAGAGATGGGGAGGATGTTTGGGTGCATTTTCTTGTTTTGGTTCACAGAAAGGTGGGAAGCGCATTGTGCCTGCATCACGCATTCCTGACAATAATGGGTCAGCCAGTCAGCCAAATGGACCCCAAGTGACTGGGTTGACCAATCAAGCCACAGGACTAGCTCCTTCTCTCTTAGCTCCACCTTCTTCACCAGCATCCTTCACACATTCTGCCCTTCCTTCAACTGCACAGTCACCTAGTTGTTTCTTGTCATTATCTGCAAACTCACCTGGCGGTCCTTCATCTACAATGTTTGCCACTGGACCATATGCTCACGAAACACAGCTGGTATCTCCTCCAGTCTTCTCAAATTTCACTACAGAaccatctactgctcctctCACTCCTCCCCCAGAGTTGGCTCACTTAACAACTCCCTCTTCCCCAGATGTACCCTTTGCTCATTTTCTAACATCTTCAGCAAATCTCAAAAGTGGTGACAAGAGTAATTACATCACTGCAAATGATCTTCAAAGTACATATTCACTCTACCCTGGAAGTCCTGCCAGTAGCCTTATATCTCCAATATCAAGGAACTCTGGTGACTGTCTGTCAACCTCTTTTCCTGAACGAGTGTTTCGCCCACAGTGGGATACATCAATGTATCCGGAAAATGGAAAATATCAGAGGACTGGGTCTGGGAGGGTGTCTGGGCATGATACCAATGGTGTCACTATGGCATCCCAAGATACAAATTTCTTTTGCCCTGCTACCTATGCACAATTCTATTTAGACCAAAATCCTCCATTCCCCCATAATGGTGGGAGATTAAGTGTTTCAAAAGATTCAGATGTTCAATCTACGGGTGGAAATGGACATCAGAGTAGGCCTTCTAGAAGTCCTAAGCAAGATGTGGAAGAAATAGAAGCTTACCGAGCATCCTTTGGTTTCAGTGCAGATGAGATTATAACCACTAGTCAATATGTGGAGATTTCTGATGTAATGGATGATTCATTTACCATGATGCCCTTGACCGCTGGCAAATCAGTGATGGAAGAAAACATAGAGCCTTCATTGATGAAAGGATTCAAAGCTCAGGAGACGCGTGTGGCTTTGCAAAGTCTAAAAAGCCTTAGACTAGACCCAGGTACAGCTGGCAAGCAAGCAAAGAATCAAGTCTCTCTATGTGATGCATATGAAG CTCATAAATCACCAGGACATTGTAGCAATAGCTCTGGATTAAGTACACCTGATAATCATACTCTCATGGATGATGAAGATATATTCTCAAAAATGGGGTCATCCAGaatctgcaggaaatatcaGATGGGGTTATCGTGCTCCGATGCAGAGGTTGACTATAGGAGGGGCAGAAGCTTGCGAGAAAGAAAGGGAATGTGA